From the genome of Phycicoccus duodecadis:
TGGTCGCCGTCGACCTCGACGCCGTCGGCGCCCACGGCGAGGCAGCGGTCGGCGTCGCCGTCGTGGGCGATGCCGAGGTCGGCCCCGCGCTCGAGCACCGCGGCGATGAGCCGGTCGAGGTGCGTGGAGCCGTAGCCGTCGTTGATGTTGAGCCCGTCGGGGTCGGTGCCGATCTCGACGACCTCGGCCCCGGCCAGCCGGAAGACCTCGGGCGAGACCGCGCTGGCGGCGCCATGGGCACCGTCGATGACCACCGTCAGGCCGTCGAGGCGGTGCGGCAGCGCCTGCAGCAGGTGCGCGACGTAGCGGGCCTGGCCGGCGCGGTTCTCGTGGATGCGGCCCACCTCGGCCCCCTGGGGGCGCTCCCAGTGCTGGCCCATCCGCGCGGCGATCTCGTCCTCGACGGCGTCGGGCAGCTTGTGCCCGCCCTCGGCGAAGAACTTGATGCCGTTGTCGGGCATCGGGTTGTGCGACGCCGAGAGCATCACCCCGAAGGTCGCACCCATGTCGGCGGTCAGGTAGGCCACCGCGGGGGTCGGCAGGACGCCGACGTTGTGCACGTCGACGCCGGCCGAGGCCAGCCCGGCGCAGACCGCCGCCGAGAGGAACTCGCCACTGGCGCGCGGGTCGCGACCGACGACGGCGCGCGGGCGGCGGCCGGACGCGCGGTCGGGGCCGCCGAGGACGTGCGCGGCCGCGATGCTCAGCTCGAGCGCGAGCTCGACCGTGATGTCGGCGTTGGCGAGCCCCCGCACGCCGTCGGTACCGAAGAGTCGGGACATGAAGTGGTTCCTTTCTGGAGACCAGCGCCTGAACCTACCGCGAGACGCCGGGGAACGCCGCGACGGCGGCACCCCGGGTGGGATGCCGCCGTCGTGGCGGGCCGATGGGTGAGATCAGCGCTTGCTGTACTGGGGAGCCTTGCGGGCCTTCTTGAGACCGGCCTTCTTGCGCTCGGGGACGCGGGCGTCGCGGGTGAGCAGACCGGCCTTCTTCAGCGCCGGGCGGTTCAGCTCCTCGTCGACCCCGTTGAGCGAGCGGGCCACACCGAGGCGGACGGCACCGGCCTGGCCGGAGGGGCCACCACCGTGGACGCGCACCAGCACGTCGTAGGCACCGTCGAGCTCGAGGACCGCCAGCGGCTCGTTGACGATCTGCTGGTGCACCTTGTTCGGGAAGTAGTTCTCGAGGGTACGGCCGTTGATGGTCCACTCGCCGGTGCCGGGCACGATGCGCACGCGGGCGACGGCCTGCTTGCGGCGGCCGGTGGCGGCGCCGGGCGCCGAGGCGCTCGGGCGGCGCGGGGCCTCGCCGGCGACGGAGCCGGCCTCGGACTCGGAGGTGTACTCGCTGACCGGGGCGTCGTTGACGTCGGTGCCGGCGGTCTCGTCGATCTGGGCGTTCTCGGACATCACTGGGCCACCTGGGTGATCTCGAAGGGCTTGGGCTGCTGGGCCGAGTGCGGGTGCTCGGAGCCGGAGTAGACCTTGAGCTTGGTCAGCTGCTGACGGCCCAGGGTGGTGCGCGGGAGCATGCCGCGGACGGCCTTCTCGACGGCCTTCTCGGGGGCCTTGGCGAGCAGTTCGGTGTAGGTCGTGGAACGCAGACCGCCCGGGAAGCCCGAGTGACGGTAGGCCTTCTTCTTCTCGGCCTTGGAGCCGGTCAGGGCCACCTTGTCGGCGTTGATGATGATGACGAAGTCGCCGGTGTCGACGTGGGGGGCGAAGGTCGGCTTGTGCTTGCCGCGCAGCAGGACGGCCGTCTGGCTGGCGAGCCGGCCGAGGACGACGTCGGTGGCGTCGATGACGTGCCAGGCACGGGTCACCTCGGCCGCCTTGGGGGTGTAGGTACGCATGGGAACATCCTCATGGTCTCTGGGACGGGGGGCGTATGCCGCGTGCTCTCGGGAGGGCTCGCGTCCCTCGCGGGGGCGCACGGCACAACATCACCCAGTT
Proteins encoded in this window:
- the glmM gene encoding phosphoglucosamine mutase, which produces MSRLFGTDGVRGLANADITVELALELSIAAAHVLGGPDRASGRRPRAVVGRDPRASGEFLSAAVCAGLASAGVDVHNVGVLPTPAVAYLTADMGATFGVMLSASHNPMPDNGIKFFAEGGHKLPDAVEDEIAARMGQHWERPQGAEVGRIHENRAGQARYVAHLLQALPHRLDGLTVVIDGAHGAASAVSPEVFRLAGAEVVEIGTDPDGLNINDGYGSTHLDRLIAAVLERGADLGIAHDGDADRCLAVGADGVEVDGDQIMAILAVSLKERGLLRENTLVATVMSNLGLLQAMEREGIRVEQTGVGDRYVLEEMRRHGYSLGGEQSGHVILLDHGTTGDGVLTGLMLAARVAQTGRPIAELARVMHRLPQVLVNVKGVDKGRVESDEGVQEAVRRAQDELQGSGRVLLRKSGTEPVVRVMVEATSEDQARATADRLAGVVLERLAL
- the rpsI gene encoding 30S ribosomal protein S9 translates to MSENAQIDETAGTDVNDAPVSEYTSESEAGSVAGEAPRRPSASAPGAATGRRKQAVARVRIVPGTGEWTINGRTLENYFPNKVHQQIVNEPLAVLELDGAYDVLVRVHGGGPSGQAGAVRLGVARSLNGVDEELNRPALKKAGLLTRDARVPERKKAGLKKARKAPQYSKR
- the rplM gene encoding 50S ribosomal protein L13 — protein: MRTYTPKAAEVTRAWHVIDATDVVLGRLASQTAVLLRGKHKPTFAPHVDTGDFVIIINADKVALTGSKAEKKKAYRHSGFPGGLRSTTYTELLAKAPEKAVEKAVRGMLPRTTLGRQQLTKLKVYSGSEHPHSAQQPKPFEITQVAQ